Proteins found in one Alteromonas macleodii genomic segment:
- a CDS encoding restriction endonuclease subunit S, with protein MTGRYQAYPEYKPSPIDWLEEIPSQWKTTRLKYLGNAIIGLTYSPDEVVEKESEDATLVLRSSNVQNGKISLLDNVYVSKDIPEKLRTKKDDILICSRNGSRALIGKNARIDDSSTNMTFGAFMTIFRSKYNEYLSHVFNSKLFEYQSGSFLTSTINQLTTGNLNSFEIPFPPEAELEPINNFLNHETAKIDKLISKQEKLIELLKEKRQAVISHAVTKGLRPDSEMKDSGIEWLGQVPKHWTVKKIKHFGAVIGGYAFKSSDFTDNGYPVIKISNVSHLEIDWSDRSYLPPDFAQRHKEYIAPKGSLVFAMTRPVISGGIKVFRMKDDSNPLINQRVGFINIENEDISFFILQSSLSSAFKAQFINNMTVTNQPNISGEGIGDICIAVPPQNELIEINLALKNIGSLYSKLIENCIEQIGLMKERKTALISAAVTGKIDVRNFKEEVNE; from the coding sequence ATGACAGGACGTTATCAAGCTTATCCTGAGTACAAACCCTCACCAATAGATTGGTTAGAAGAGATACCTTCACAATGGAAAACCACCCGCCTGAAATACTTAGGTAATGCCATTATTGGCTTAACATATTCACCTGATGAAGTTGTAGAGAAAGAAAGTGAAGACGCTACATTGGTATTAAGATCGTCTAATGTGCAAAACGGAAAAATATCTCTACTAGACAACGTATATGTGAGTAAAGACATTCCCGAAAAGCTTCGCACAAAAAAAGACGATATTTTAATTTGCTCACGAAATGGTAGCCGAGCTTTAATCGGAAAAAACGCACGAATTGACGATAGTTCTACCAATATGACGTTTGGCGCATTCATGACTATTTTCCGAAGTAAGTACAATGAATACCTATCGCATGTTTTCAACTCCAAGTTATTTGAATATCAATCAGGCTCATTTTTAACATCAACTATTAATCAGCTAACAACTGGCAATTTGAACAGTTTCGAAATTCCTTTCCCCCCAGAAGCTGAATTAGAGCCAATTAATAATTTCCTTAATCATGAAACCGCCAAAATAGACAAATTGATCAGTAAACAAGAAAAGCTGATTGAGTTGCTAAAAGAAAAACGACAAGCTGTTATCTCTCATGCTGTAACGAAAGGATTAAGACCTGATTCAGAAATGAAAGATTCGGGTATTGAGTGGTTAGGACAAGTGCCTAAGCATTGGACTGTAAAAAAAATTAAACATTTCGGTGCAGTAATCGGAGGTTATGCTTTCAAAAGTAGTGACTTTACAGATAATGGTTACCCTGTAATTAAGATTTCTAATGTTTCACACTTAGAGATAGATTGGTCAGATAGATCTTACCTCCCGCCTGATTTTGCACAGAGGCACAAAGAATACATAGCACCAAAAGGATCTCTGGTTTTTGCAATGACTCGACCTGTTATATCAGGCGGTATCAAAGTATTCAGAATGAAAGATGACAGTAACCCTTTGATAAACCAAAGGGTTGGATTTATTAATATTGAAAACGAAGATATTTCATTTTTTATTTTACAGTCTTCGTTGTCATCGGCTTTTAAAGCACAATTTATAAATAATATGACTGTGACCAATCAACCAAATATTTCAGGGGAAGGAATTGGAGATATTTGCATTGCCGTTCCTCCTCAAAATGAGTTAATTGAAATCAATTTAGCTCTCAAAAATATAGGAAGTTTATATTCAAAATTGATTGAAAACTGTATCGAACAAATAGGGTTAATGAAAGAGCGAAAAACAGCTCTGATATCCGCGGCTGTTACGGGAAAAATTGATGTGCGAAACTTTAAGGAAGAAGTAAATGAGTGA
- a CDS encoding FRG domain-containing protein, whose protein sequence is MSEAARVTKLSTFIGHITDIKADENRTLFFRGHADLEYVALPTIFRVNPNDEQSLRYVEKEQELFHDIIMRCPEEFLSCNSAFDHLVKMQHYGLPTRLLDITSNPLVALYFACCTLAGKGAKGKDGEVLIYSIPNDEIKFYNSDTVSVVSNLSKMSSEFNFENVNHHKSYLHAIREEKPYFADEIKHEHLNSVLCVKPKLDNRRIVKQSGAFLLFGMGVRKNDPTGIPENYRSESIKKIEIPKSAKLNILNELKNVAISEATLFPEIDYVARSLRA, encoded by the coding sequence ATGAGTGAAGCCGCAAGAGTTACTAAACTTTCAACTTTTATAGGACACATTACAGACATAAAAGCAGACGAAAATCGTACTCTATTTTTCAGAGGTCATGCTGATTTAGAGTATGTAGCACTGCCAACTATTTTCAGAGTTAATCCCAATGACGAGCAGAGCTTGCGTTATGTAGAAAAAGAACAAGAGCTATTTCATGACATTATCATGCGTTGTCCTGAGGAGTTTTTATCCTGCAATTCAGCATTTGACCATTTAGTAAAAATGCAACATTACGGCTTACCAACAAGGTTGCTTGATATTACAAGCAACCCGTTGGTGGCACTTTATTTTGCTTGTTGTACCTTGGCAGGAAAAGGAGCAAAGGGTAAGGATGGTGAAGTCCTGATTTATAGCATTCCAAATGACGAAATTAAGTTCTATAACAGCGACACAGTTTCTGTTGTCAGTAACCTGTCCAAAATGAGTTCGGAATTTAATTTCGAAAATGTTAATCATCATAAGAGTTATCTTCACGCGATAAGAGAAGAGAAACCCTACTTTGCAGACGAAATTAAGCATGAGCACTTAAACTCTGTTTTGTGCGTGAAACCAAAGTTAGACAATCGAAGAATAGTTAAACAAAGTGGTGCTTTTTTATTATTTGGTATGGGTGTCAGAAAAAATGACCCAACAGGAATTCCTGAGAACTATCGCTCTGAATCTATCAAAAAAATAGAAATCCCAAAATCAGCGAAACTTAATATTTTAAATGAGCTGAAAAATGTAGCCATATCAGAGGCTACACTGTTCCCAGAGATAGACTACGTTGCACGTTCATTGAGAGCTTAA